A single region of the Alteriqipengyuania flavescens genome encodes:
- the hemW gene encoding radical SAM family heme chaperone HemW, whose translation MARALYIHWPFCLAKCPYCDFNSHVRERIDADGFGAALLADMLYEARLAATEPLTSIFFGGGTPSLMPPALVGHLLAEAEKLWGFDPAIEITLEANPSSVEAANFSTLAAAGINRVSLGLQALDDRTLQFLGRLHGVEEALAALDVAQKHFDRVSFDLIYARPGQAAQEWEAELRRALSFGTGHLSLYQLTIEPGTRFATLVRKGELVPLDDDAAGDLYALTAEVTGAAGLPAYEISNHARPGEESRHNLAYWRYDDYVGVGPGAHGRRNGFATQRHRKPENFVAAVERNGHGLAEERALGLREQASEALLMGLRLREGVDLSALAARFGLARPALIDLERVAFYRDLGMVWERGGSIGVSPEAMPLLDALLAELVPAELVMP comes from the coding sequence ATGGCGCGTGCACTCTACATCCACTGGCCCTTCTGCCTGGCGAAATGCCCCTATTGCGACTTCAACAGCCATGTACGCGAACGGATCGACGCGGACGGTTTCGGCGCGGCGCTGCTAGCAGACATGCTATACGAGGCACGACTTGCGGCGACCGAGCCGCTGACGTCGATCTTTTTCGGCGGCGGCACGCCATCCCTGATGCCCCCTGCGCTGGTCGGGCACTTGCTGGCAGAGGCCGAGAAACTGTGGGGCTTCGATCCAGCGATCGAGATCACTCTGGAAGCCAACCCGTCCTCGGTAGAAGCGGCCAATTTTTCCACCCTCGCCGCTGCCGGCATCAACCGCGTTTCGCTTGGGCTACAGGCGCTCGATGACCGGACGTTGCAATTTCTCGGGCGGCTTCACGGTGTGGAAGAGGCGCTTGCTGCGCTGGACGTCGCGCAGAAGCATTTCGACCGCGTAAGCTTCGACCTCATCTACGCACGGCCCGGCCAAGCGGCGCAGGAATGGGAGGCGGAACTGCGCCGCGCCCTCTCTTTCGGCACGGGGCACCTTTCGCTGTACCAGCTTACGATCGAGCCCGGCACCCGCTTCGCAACGCTGGTTCGCAAAGGCGAACTGGTGCCGCTGGACGATGATGCGGCGGGTGATCTCTACGCACTGACCGCCGAAGTGACAGGCGCTGCCGGCCTGCCCGCTTACGAGATCAGCAATCACGCCCGCCCGGGAGAGGAAAGCCGGCACAATCTCGCCTATTGGCGCTATGACGATTACGTCGGCGTCGGCCCCGGCGCGCATGGGCGGCGGAACGGGTTCGCAACCCAGCGGCACCGTAAGCCGGAGAATTTCGTCGCCGCAGTAGAGCGCAATGGCCACGGCCTTGCGGAAGAGCGCGCCCTCGGTTTGCGAGAGCAGGCGAGCGAGGCGCTGCTGATGGGCCTGCGCCTGCGCGAAGGTGTAGACCTGTCTGCCCTTGCCGCACGTTTCGGCCTTGCGCGCCCCGCGCTGATCGATCTGGAGCGGGTGGCGTTCTACCGCGATCTCGGCATGGTCTGGGAGCGCGGCGGAAGCATCGGCGTGAGCCCCGAAGCGATGCCCCTGCTCGATGCGCTGCTTGCCGAGCTGGTTCCGGCGGAGCTGGTAATGCCATGA
- a CDS encoding tyrosine recombinase XerC has protein sequence MTSGGLVAQWQHYLAENRRRSPHTVRAYAAGAQRLVERLGLSDWNAVADLTARDLRGQLAARRAEGIANTSAARELSALKGFISFARQQVGRDDADAPRLRGPRVKKGLPRPVTPDDAVGLAETVREQAREEWIGVRDAAVLMLLYGAGMRVAEALSLTGADLPLGEQLTVTGKGGKQRVVPLLPAVRDAVAEYARTVPFTLLPEKALFRGARGGALGQGAVQKATARARQILGLPATATPHALRHSFATHLLGAGADLRSLQELLGHASLGSTQIYTKVDAAKILDSYRSAHPRERD, from the coding sequence ATGACCTCGGGCGGGCTGGTGGCACAGTGGCAGCATTATCTGGCGGAAAATCGCCGCCGGTCCCCTCACACCGTGCGAGCCTATGCCGCCGGTGCCCAGCGGCTGGTCGAGCGATTGGGACTGTCCGATTGGAACGCGGTGGCCGATCTGACCGCCAGAGACCTGCGCGGCCAGCTTGCCGCGCGGCGAGCTGAAGGCATCGCGAACACTTCTGCCGCGCGAGAGCTCTCGGCGCTCAAGGGCTTCATATCCTTTGCCCGCCAGCAGGTCGGCAGGGACGATGCCGATGCGCCGCGCCTGCGCGGTCCGCGTGTGAAGAAGGGGCTTCCCCGCCCCGTCACGCCCGACGATGCCGTGGGCCTTGCGGAAACGGTCCGGGAACAGGCGCGCGAGGAATGGATCGGCGTGCGCGACGCGGCAGTGCTGATGCTGCTTTATGGCGCGGGCATGCGCGTGGCGGAGGCCTTGTCGCTGACGGGGGCGGACCTGCCACTCGGCGAACAACTGACCGTAACAGGAAAGGGCGGCAAGCAGCGCGTCGTTCCGCTCCTGCCCGCCGTGCGCGATGCGGTGGCGGAGTACGCGCGGACGGTGCCGTTTACCCTGCTGCCGGAGAAGGCGCTGTTTCGCGGGGCACGTGGCGGCGCTCTCGGCCAGGGCGCAGTGCAGAAGGCGACCGCCAGGGCGCGGCAGATTCTCGGCCTGCCGGCAACGGCGACCCCCCATGCCTTGCGCCACAGCTTCGCCACACACCTGCTCGGTGCCGGGGCGGACCTTCGCAGCCTGCAGGAACTGCTCGGCCATGCAAGCCTGGGTTCGACGCAGATCTACACCAAGGTCGATGCCGCGAAGATCCTCGACAGCTACCGTTCCGCCCATCCGCGCGAGCGGGACTGA